Proteins co-encoded in one Nonlabens agnitus genomic window:
- a CDS encoding TonB-dependent receptor family protein, with translation MKNRFSLLFLVLASLCGTAQQTTQQDSINNLRTIKLRSNSLFGSKFEAQNRTGSSYFLSSEDLAKFQYTDVNRALLTVPGVNITEEDGFGLRPNISLRGTQAERSAKITLMEDGVLIAPAPYSAPAAYYFPNVARMEAIEVLKGSSQVQYGPFTTGGAINFVSSTIPNELKGYARMNIGNYNSKQTQLKVGDSGEQLGYVVEYLNFNSDGFKSLDGGGNTGFDRNDYSAKIRYSTKADADVFQSITLKLQYSEGLDNETYLGLTQSDFETDPYRRYLGSAADNITTEHDQIQLTHLIQPAKNLFITTTAYSNNFARNWYKLDYVNTGNGNVGLASILRDPVSNQSEYLAISSGADTAEDVLGVKANNRNYYGRGIQSKANIFFGTTTSSELEVGLRYHKDQEDRFQYVDLYGVENNQLIITSPGTPGTDANRISEATAIAAHALYKFKTGNLTLTPGLRYESIELTRDDYGSADPERTGINLSSRENTIDVFIPGIGANYRFNNSISLFGGVHKGFSPPGSAPDVDQEESVNYELGSRFNIAGIRGESTLFFNDYSNLLGSDLAAAGGGGTTDQFNAGAANVAGLEFALTYDFLEMSDNWSLPISVNYTFTDTEFRNAFDSDVYGEVEIGDEIPYIAKNQFNVLAGVSHDTFDINLNARFVGAMRTVAGQGTIPATEKVDSNFVLDLSGRYHVNSHLSLTANIINALDNEYAVSRQPAGLRPGHPFGINAGIIAQF, from the coding sequence ATGAAAAATAGATTTTCACTCTTATTTCTAGTGTTAGCAAGTCTTTGTGGTACTGCCCAGCAAACGACTCAGCAAGATTCGATCAATAATCTACGTACCATCAAGCTTAGATCAAATTCTTTGTTTGGCAGTAAGTTTGAGGCGCAAAACCGTACAGGTTCTTCCTATTTCTTGTCATCAGAAGACCTTGCTAAGTTTCAATACACTGACGTGAATCGTGCGCTGCTTACCGTTCCTGGAGTCAATATTACCGAGGAAGATGGTTTTGGGCTGCGACCAAACATCTCTTTGCGTGGTACTCAAGCAGAACGATCTGCTAAAATCACGCTCATGGAAGATGGTGTGCTTATAGCTCCAGCGCCATACTCTGCTCCAGCCGCATATTATTTTCCTAACGTAGCACGTATGGAAGCCATTGAAGTCCTTAAGGGAAGTAGTCAGGTACAATACGGACCATTTACCACTGGTGGAGCCATCAACTTTGTTTCCAGCACCATACCTAACGAGCTTAAAGGCTATGCGAGAATGAACATAGGAAACTATAACTCAAAGCAAACCCAACTCAAAGTAGGTGATAGTGGCGAGCAACTGGGTTATGTGGTAGAATACCTTAACTTCAATAGTGATGGCTTTAAAAGTCTTGATGGTGGCGGCAACACGGGTTTTGACCGTAATGATTATAGCGCCAAAATACGCTACAGCACAAAAGCAGATGCTGATGTTTTTCAGTCCATAACCCTAAAGCTTCAGTACAGCGAAGGCCTAGACAATGAAACTTACCTAGGTTTGACCCAATCTGATTTTGAAACTGATCCCTATAGAAGATACTTGGGAAGTGCCGCAGACAATATCACGACAGAACACGATCAAATACAGTTAACGCACTTGATCCAACCTGCCAAAAATTTATTCATCACCACGACAGCGTACTCCAACAATTTTGCCCGCAACTGGTATAAATTGGATTATGTCAATACAGGAAACGGAAATGTCGGTCTTGCCTCTATTCTTAGAGATCCTGTTTCTAACCAAAGTGAATACCTAGCCATTTCCAGCGGCGCTGACACGGCAGAAGATGTTTTGGGCGTCAAGGCAAACAATCGCAACTATTATGGTCGTGGCATTCAATCTAAAGCCAATATTTTCTTTGGAACAACTACCAGTAGTGAATTAGAAGTAGGATTGCGTTATCATAAAGATCAAGAAGATCGTTTTCAATATGTGGATCTGTACGGTGTTGAAAACAACCAGCTCATTATCACAAGTCCAGGCACACCAGGCACAGATGCAAATAGAATAAGCGAGGCAACGGCCATTGCCGCTCACGCACTATACAAATTCAAAACAGGTAACCTGACGCTGACACCAGGATTGCGATATGAGAGCATTGAGTTGACACGCGATGATTACGGTAGTGCAGACCCAGAACGTACCGGTATCAATTTAAGCTCCAGAGAAAATACCATCGATGTGTTTATTCCGGGAATAGGCGCTAACTATAGATTCAACAACAGCATCTCACTTTTTGGAGGTGTTCATAAAGGCTTCTCACCTCCAGGTAGCGCTCCAGATGTGGATCAGGAAGAAAGCGTGAACTATGAATTGGGTAGCAGATTCAACATCGCAGGAATACGCGGTGAAAGCACGTTATTCTTCAATGATTACTCCAACCTGTTAGGAAGTGATCTAGCCGCTGCAGGTGGTGGCGGTACGACAGACCAGTTCAACGCTGGAGCTGCAAACGTAGCCGGACTTGAATTTGCATTGACCTATGACTTTCTTGAGATGAGCGACAACTGGTCGCTACCTATAAGCGTCAACTACACCTTTACAGATACCGAGTTCCGTAATGCGTTTGACAGCGATGTGTACGGAGAAGTGGAGATAGGCGACGAGATTCCCTACATCGCAAAAAACCAGTTCAACGTGCTTGCTGGTGTATCACACGATACCTTTGACATCAACCTCAACGCGAGATTTGTGGGCGCCATGAGAACGGTTGCCGGTCAAGGCACCATCCCAGCAACAGAAAAAGTGGATAGCAACTTTGTACTCGACCTTTCTGGAAGATATCATGTCAACAGCCACCTGTCGCTTACCGCAAATATTATTAATGCATTGGATAACGAATATGCCGTATCTAGACAACCTGCTGGGTTGAGACCTGGACATCCTTTTGGGATCAATGCTGGGATAATAGCTCAGTTTTAG
- a CDS encoding GH3 family domain-containing protein, with amino-acid sequence MAILGPIIKAALNIHEFFTHVDDHKTAQEKVLKKLLEKAADTAFGKEYDFNSILKEDDLHEAFDNAVPFHDYNSMDEKWWSRIKNGEENVTWPGMPGYMARSSGTTGKKSKMIPVTDDMLDAISSAGTRQVSALTNFELDAEVFEKEALALGSSTDLDDVDGFKVGEISGIAASNIPEFLESKYRPGQEIARIEDWDERVQKIAELSGEWDIAMISGIPSWLELMLKKVMDYHKVDSIHEVWPSLSVYTTGGVAFEPYRKSFEKLFTKPVTIVDTYLASEGFIACQQRPETDAMQLITDGGIYFEFVPFKPEYILEDGSLRQDVTTLDISQVEKDVDYVLIISTVSGAWRYLIGDTIAFTDVNHAEIKITGRTKFFLNVVGSQLSVLKMETALNELQEELNTTFKEFTVYARKIDGEFYHKWFLETTTDTPEEDLAASLDEKLQEANKNYSVARSKALKGVKVTKVPEGFFNAWNAQQKKMGGQVKMAKVLSEDKQDEWEEFVKEKLG; translated from the coding sequence ATGGCTATCCTGGGACCTATTATTAAAGCTGCACTTAACATCCATGAATTTTTCACTCATGTAGATGATCATAAAACAGCTCAAGAAAAGGTGCTTAAGAAATTGCTGGAGAAGGCTGCTGATACGGCTTTTGGAAAAGAATATGATTTTAACTCTATCCTAAAGGAAGATGATCTTCACGAGGCTTTTGACAATGCGGTCCCGTTTCACGATTATAACAGCATGGATGAAAAATGGTGGAGCAGAATCAAAAATGGTGAGGAAAATGTAACCTGGCCAGGCATGCCTGGCTATATGGCACGCAGTAGTGGTACCACTGGCAAGAAAAGCAAAATGATTCCAGTGACTGATGATATGCTGGACGCGATAAGCTCTGCTGGGACAAGACAGGTAAGCGCTCTTACTAACTTTGAACTGGATGCAGAGGTTTTTGAAAAAGAAGCACTGGCATTAGGAAGCTCTACAGATCTTGATGATGTGGATGGTTTCAAGGTAGGTGAGATAAGCGGTATTGCAGCGAGTAACATTCCAGAATTTCTAGAAAGTAAATACCGTCCAGGCCAAGAGATTGCCAGAATAGAAGATTGGGATGAACGCGTTCAAAAAATTGCAGAATTATCCGGCGAATGGGATATTGCCATGATAAGTGGTATTCCATCATGGTTGGAATTAATGCTCAAAAAAGTAATGGATTATCATAAGGTTGATTCCATTCACGAGGTTTGGCCGTCATTGAGTGTTTATACTACTGGTGGTGTGGCCTTTGAACCGTATCGCAAGAGCTTTGAAAAACTCTTTACAAAACCGGTTACTATCGTGGATACCTATCTAGCTAGTGAAGGATTTATCGCCTGCCAGCAACGCCCAGAAACCGATGCTATGCAGCTCATTACAGATGGCGGTATCTATTTTGAATTTGTTCCCTTCAAGCCTGAATATATTCTGGAAGATGGAAGCTTGAGGCAAGATGTAACGACACTTGATATTTCTCAAGTAGAAAAAGATGTGGATTATGTTTTGATCATCTCTACGGTAAGTGGTGCATGGCGTTATCTTATAGGTGACACCATCGCTTTTACAGACGTTAATCACGCAGAGATCAAAATTACTGGCCGTACCAAATTTTTCCTCAATGTAGTGGGCAGCCAGCTATCGGTATTGAAAATGGAAACGGCTCTGAATGAATTACAAGAAGAGCTCAATACGACATTTAAAGAGTTTACCGTCTATGCCCGCAAAATCGATGGTGAGTTTTATCACAAGTGGTTCCTCGAAACAACTACAGATACTCCTGAAGAAGATCTAGCGGCATCGCTTGATGAAAAACTACAGGAAGCCAATAAGAACTACTCAGTCGCTAGAAGTAAGGCGTTGAAAGGCGTGAAGGTGACTAAAGTACCTGAAGGGTTTTTCAATGCCTGGAATGCCCAACAAAAGAAAATGGGCGGACAGGTAAAAATGGCAAAAGTCTTGAGCGAGGACAAACAAGACGAGTGGGAAGAATTCGTAAAAGAAAAACTGGGATAG